In Musa acuminata AAA Group cultivar baxijiao chromosome BXJ2-3, Cavendish_Baxijiao_AAA, whole genome shotgun sequence, the following proteins share a genomic window:
- the LOC135607373 gene encoding nuclear pore complex protein NUP43-like isoform X1 yields MAETGEYFHRFPQSKSIDAVRWLSAVSAFDRFVAAAVHDPDASSSAAAAAIEIHSLTLATSPLSANIDEPSLHVRSSWPSPSRISALRSSPTPHKHLAVAAATLSGSLHVLLVDPVDGSIDSELSIADRSLHAGLVSAVDLLEGGRECITAGEDGRVNMVTIGEARLDYRRVYDSRGLVSYTAARWGSPMEFATGGLGFGVQWWDQRKPGGLVSQLKCNWAQDKATGIVHSIDIHPSRKHICMVGGSSGTIFAWDLRYQQQPILLSGVGHDGRRVSVSESEVWEVQYDGHSRSSSVTSAASAKILPVMICSEDGILAVLEQGEEPTELLIEPCAINAFDIDPQNPSDVVCSLEWETIGILMRPRESIIA; encoded by the exons ATGGCGGAAACCGGCGAGTACTTCCATCGCTTCCCGCAATCGAAGTCGATTGACGCCGTCCGATGGCTCTCTGCCGTCTCCGCCTTCGACCGCTTCGTTGCCGCCGCCGTCCATGACCCGGACGCCAGCTCCTCGGCTGCGGCCGCCGCCATTGAGATCCACTCCTTAACCCTAGCCACCTCCCCCCTCTCCGCGAACATCGATGAGCCGAGTCTCCACGTCCGCTCCTCTTGGCCCTCCCCTTCCCGGATATCGGCACTCCGATCCTCCCCGACCCCCCACAAGCACCtcgccgtcgccgccgctaccCTCTCCGGTTCTCTTCACGTCCTCTTAGTCGATCCCGTCGACGGGTCCATCGACTCCGAGCTTTCAATCGCTGATCGATCGCTGCACGCGGGACTAGTTTCGGCCGTCGATCTCCTGGAGGGCGGGAGGGAGTGCATCACCGCAGGGGAGGACGGCAGGGTGAATATGGTGACCATAGGGGAGGCCAGGCTCGACTATAGGAGGGTGTACGATAGCCGGGGTCTCGTGTCCTACACCGCGGCTAGGTGGGGGTCGCCAATGGAGTTCGCGACTGGTGGTCTGGGGTTTGGGGTCCAGTGGTGGGATCAGAGGAAGCCCGGCGGTTTGGTGTCTCAGTTAAAGTGTAACTG GGCACAAGACAAAGCTACTGGTATAGTGCATTCCATAGATATTCATCCATCACGTAAGCATATATGCATG GTCGGGGGCTCATCTGGTACTATATTTGCCTGGGATCTTCGTTATCAACAGCAACCAATCCTTCTGTCTGGGGTAGGTCATGATGGAAGACGAGTATCTGTCTCAGAGAGTGAGGTCTGGGAGGTCCAGTATGATGGTCACTCTCGGTCTTCAAGTGTTACCTCGGCTGCATCTGCAAAGATATTACCTGTCATGATATGTTCAGAAGATGGAATCCTCGCTGTTCTTGAACAAG GTGAAGAACCAACAGAACTACTAATAGAGCCCTGTGCCATCAATGCTtttgatattgatcctcaaaaccCATCT GACGTTGTTTGCAGTTTGGAGTGGGAAACTATAGGCATCTTGATGCGCCCAAGAGAGAGCATTATTGCATAA
- the LOC135607373 gene encoding nuclear pore complex protein NUP43-like isoform X2 produces MAETGEYFHRFPQSKSIDAVRWLSAVSAFDRFVAAAVHDPDASSSAAAAAIEIHSLTLATSPLSANIDEPSLHVRSSWPSPSRISALRSSPTPHKHLAVAAATLSGSLHVLLVDPVDGSIDSELSIADRSLHAGLVSAVDLLEGGRECITAGEDGRVNMVTIGEARLDYRRVYDSRGLVSYTAARWGSPMEFATGGLGFGVQWWDQRKPGGLVSQLKCNWAQDKATGIVHSIDIHPSRKHICMVGGSSGTIFAWDLRYQQQPILLSGVGHDGRRVSVSESEVWEVQYDGHSRSSSVTSAASAKILPVMICSEDGILAVLEQEKPDGFWCHR; encoded by the exons ATGGCGGAAACCGGCGAGTACTTCCATCGCTTCCCGCAATCGAAGTCGATTGACGCCGTCCGATGGCTCTCTGCCGTCTCCGCCTTCGACCGCTTCGTTGCCGCCGCCGTCCATGACCCGGACGCCAGCTCCTCGGCTGCGGCCGCCGCCATTGAGATCCACTCCTTAACCCTAGCCACCTCCCCCCTCTCCGCGAACATCGATGAGCCGAGTCTCCACGTCCGCTCCTCTTGGCCCTCCCCTTCCCGGATATCGGCACTCCGATCCTCCCCGACCCCCCACAAGCACCtcgccgtcgccgccgctaccCTCTCCGGTTCTCTTCACGTCCTCTTAGTCGATCCCGTCGACGGGTCCATCGACTCCGAGCTTTCAATCGCTGATCGATCGCTGCACGCGGGACTAGTTTCGGCCGTCGATCTCCTGGAGGGCGGGAGGGAGTGCATCACCGCAGGGGAGGACGGCAGGGTGAATATGGTGACCATAGGGGAGGCCAGGCTCGACTATAGGAGGGTGTACGATAGCCGGGGTCTCGTGTCCTACACCGCGGCTAGGTGGGGGTCGCCAATGGAGTTCGCGACTGGTGGTCTGGGGTTTGGGGTCCAGTGGTGGGATCAGAGGAAGCCCGGCGGTTTGGTGTCTCAGTTAAAGTGTAACTG GGCACAAGACAAAGCTACTGGTATAGTGCATTCCATAGATATTCATCCATCACGTAAGCATATATGCATG GTCGGGGGCTCATCTGGTACTATATTTGCCTGGGATCTTCGTTATCAACAGCAACCAATCCTTCTGTCTGGGGTAGGTCATGATGGAAGACGAGTATCTGTCTCAGAGAGTGAGGTCTGGGAGGTCCAGTATGATGGTCACTCTCGGTCTTCAAGTGTTACCTCGGCTGCATCTGCAAAGATATTACCTGTCATGATATGTTCAGAAGATGGAATCCTCGCTGTTCTTGAACAAG AAAAACCTGATGGTTTCTGGTGTCACAGGTGA
- the LOC135607374 gene encoding uncharacterized protein LOC135607374, translated as MRAVTGTVISSKRISLSKASAVVSRFAANQNAARPEVAAYVRRTSAAFDELVRFHREIRAARKGSDIEKPIAKEGEAEEELKKNKSRKRSRDEPEFVNDGTLRVGGYKEVEVGGRDRRGGGVGSDGEGEKKKRRKKADEERGYIAIKDEKVPVSNGNLVEPGRGYGDGAELRKDGKRRKKKMKVDVGETSSPGRKVKQEPELEEERHRHRKKKEKENRKGDQKEEIPAGVVDQKHRKSLDVGEDLGDLKDEQHKKKKKKNRPED; from the coding sequence ATGAGGGCGGTAACTGGAACCGTGATCTCCTCGAAGCGTATCTCCCTCTCGAAGGCCTCCGCTGTCGTCTCCCGCTTCGCTGCTAACCAGAACGCCGCCCGCCCGGAGGTGGCAGCTTACGTCCGCCGCACCTCCGCGGCCTTCGACGAGCTCGTCCGCTTCCACCGCGAGATTCGAGCCGCTCGCAAAGGATCAGATATCGAGAAGCCGATCGCGAAGGagggggaggcggaggaggagctgAAGAAGAACAAGAGTAGGAAGAGAAGCAGAGATGAACCCGAATTTGTCAATGACGGAACCCTAAGAGTTGGAGGCTATAAAGAGGTCGAGGTTGGAGGTAGAGATCGTCGTGGGGGCGGGGTTGGGAGTGATGGGGAGggagagaaaaagaagaggaggaagaaggccgATGAGGAAAGGGGCTACATTGCTATAAAGGATGAGAAAGTTCCGGTGAGCAATGGGAATTTGGTGGAACCAGGGAGGGGTTATGGAGATGGAGCAGAGTTACGGAAAGAtgggaagagaagaaagaagaagatgaaggtcGATGTGGGGGAAACAAGCAGTCCTGGCAGGAAAGTTAAGCAAGAACCAGAGCTGGAGGAAGAAAGACATCGGcacaggaagaagaaagaaaaggagaatcGCAAAGGAGATCAGAAAGAGGAAATTCCTGCAGGAGTTGTAGATCAAAAACATAGAAAATCTTTAGATGTTGGAGAAGATTTAGGGGATTTGAAGGATGAACAgcataagaagaaaaagaagaaaaatagacCCGAAGATTAG